From Klebsiella electrica, the proteins below share one genomic window:
- a CDS encoding M20 family metallopeptidase gives MTTTLELARQLLGFNTINPPGSEADCMRFFAGWLADSGFEVSLSSFGEGRSNLIARLRGATAGKPLVFTGHLDTVPLGNAQWQYDPFGSQIEDGRLYGRGSSDMKAAVAAFAVACVEHREAIMAGRGAVLLITGGEETGCDGARALIESASLPETGALIVGEPTANYPVIGHKGALWLRCETRGKTAHGAMPELGINAIYLAADALGKIQHFSPGAPHPLMKQPTLNVGRIEGGLNINSVPDRTRFDVDIRSAPNLQHATIRQRLTTLLGENVTISTLVDLPAVLSEADHAWIKQVYQRCQPLHDRPLEPRVVPYFTDASLLLPALGNPPCIILGPGEPSMAHQTDEYCLLSRLQEAEQLYGDLIRDWMA, from the coding sequence ATGACCACCACCCTTGAACTGGCCCGGCAACTGCTGGGCTTTAACACCATCAATCCGCCGGGTAGCGAAGCAGACTGCATGCGCTTCTTTGCCGGCTGGCTTGCAGATAGCGGCTTTGAGGTTTCGCTGTCCTCGTTCGGCGAGGGGCGCAGTAATCTGATAGCCAGGCTGCGCGGGGCGACGGCCGGTAAACCGCTGGTCTTTACCGGCCATCTGGATACCGTGCCGCTCGGTAATGCGCAGTGGCAATACGATCCTTTCGGCTCGCAGATAGAGGACGGGCGTCTTTACGGCCGCGGATCCAGCGATATGAAAGCGGCGGTGGCGGCATTTGCCGTTGCCTGCGTTGAGCACCGGGAAGCCATTATGGCCGGGCGCGGCGCGGTATTGCTGATTACCGGCGGGGAAGAGACCGGCTGCGACGGCGCACGGGCGTTGATTGAATCCGCTTCCCTGCCGGAAACGGGCGCGCTGATCGTCGGCGAGCCTACCGCCAATTACCCGGTTATCGGCCATAAAGGCGCGCTGTGGTTACGCTGCGAAACCCGCGGGAAAACCGCCCATGGCGCGATGCCTGAACTGGGGATAAATGCTATCTATCTGGCGGCGGATGCGCTGGGTAAGATTCAACATTTTTCACCGGGCGCGCCGCATCCGCTGATGAAGCAGCCCACCCTTAACGTCGGTCGGATCGAAGGCGGGTTAAATATTAATTCCGTGCCGGACCGCACGCGTTTTGATGTCGATATCCGTAGCGCGCCCAATTTACAGCACGCCACCATCCGCCAGCGCCTGACCACGCTGCTTGGCGAGAACGTCACGATATCGACGCTGGTCGATCTGCCCGCGGTATTGAGCGAAGCGGATCACGCATGGATAAAGCAGGTTTATCAGCGCTGCCAGCCGCTGCACGATCGGCCGCTCGAACCGCGCGTGGTGCCCTACTTTACCGATGCCTCGCTGCTGCTACCGGCGCTGGGTAATCCGCCCTGTATTATTCTCGGCCCCGGCGAGCCCTCTATGGCTCATCAAACCGACGAATACTGCCTGCTCAGCCGACTGCAGGAGGCTGAACAGCTATACGGAGACCTTATCCGCGACTGGATGGCGTAA